The Propionispora hippei DSM 15287 genome includes the window CGGGATTTTTTTATTTGCAGGCCCGTCTTAAAGAACGGATTTTTGTGGGAACCGCCTTGAAAACAGTGTTGGTTCTACCAACGGGAAGTGAAGTAGTGGTCAGTGAACAGGCACTGGCACCGGTTATTTCGGAACAGGATGAGTATTACGTTACCTGGAATACGGAAGCAGCGGTGGTGATAAGAACTGAATAAGAAACTGCCGTTTATAACTCTTTCGCCCTTTGTTACTTGGATGAGCGTTTTTTTGGCGGTACCGTTATTGCTGGTGCTGATGGTCAGTTTTTGTAAACGCAGTCCTTATGGCGACGTCCTGTACCAGTTTACGCTGGATAATTACGGCCGCATGCTGGACCCCCTGTATCTAAAGGTACTGTGGAGTTCCCTTAGCATTTCACTGGCGACTACCATTTTATGTCTGCTTTTGGGTTACCCCTTTGCGTATTTTATTGCCCGGGCCCGGAAGCGTTACCGGATATATTTGCTGATGCTTACCATTGTTCCGTTCTGGACCAATTCACTGGTCCGGACTTACGCCTGGATTGTACTCTTAAGAACGGAAGGAATTATTAATTCATACCTGCTGAAACTGGGGCTGATCAGTCAGCCGCTGGCCATGCTCTATAACCAGGAGTCGGTGCTGCTGGGGATGGTTTATATGCTGTTCCCTTTTATGGTGCTGCCGCTGTATGCTTCCATTGAGAAAATGGATAGGGCCTATTTGGAGGCCGCTGCCGATTTGGGGGCCAATCCGGTTCAGTCTTTCCTAAAAGTGACTGTGCCTCTGACGCTGCCGGGCATTATCGCCGGGTCGCTGCTGGTATTTGTGCCAACGCTGGGTTACTTTTTCATCCCTGACTTGATGGGCGGCAGTAAAATTATGCTGATCAGCAATTTGATTAAAAATCAATTTTTAACGGCCAGGGACTGGCCCTTTGGCGCGGCACTGTCTATTATTCTCATTTTACTGACACTGGTGTTGATTGCCATCTACCTGCGTGTGTTAGGAAAACAGAAAAATCCGGAGGTGTTTTAATTGAAACAAAGTCGGTTTCAATGGGCAGCGACGGCCTATCTGTTTTTCGGATTTTTGTTTTTGTATGCGCCCATCTTTATGTTGATTGTTTTTTCGTTCAATGACTCAAAGGTCAATGCAGTATGGACAGGTTTCACGTTTAAATGGTATTTGCAGTTATTTTCCAATAAAGGAGTGCTGGAAGCAACGGAAAACAGTCTGGCTATTGCGTTGGTCAGCACGTTGGCGTCGACTATGCTGGGAACGGTAACGGCCGTGGCGATGTACAAATTCAAGTTCAAGGGGAAAGGCGTACTGGACGCGCTTTTGTATATTCCCATTGTCATTCCGGAAATTGTGATGGGTATCGCCATGCTGGCGCTGTTTTCTATTTTGCAGGTCAATTTGGGCATGGCTACGCTGATTATCGCGCATATTACTTTTTGCTTGCCCTTTGTTATCTTAGTGGTTCGGGCGCGGATGCAGGGCTTTGATCCCTCGCTGGAGGAGGCAGCCATGGATTTGGGTGCCAACGCCTGGAAGACTTTTCTTCATGTCACGTTGCCGATTATTTTGCCGGGAATTGTTGCCGGAGCGTTGCTGGCGCTGACATTATCGCTTGATGATGTCATTATCAGCTTTTTTGTTGCCGGTCCGGCCAATACGACATTACCGCTTAAAGTATTTTCGATGGTCAGGACAGGAGTTAGTCCGGAAATTAACGCCTTATCCACATTGTTGCTGTTAGTTGTCCTTCCCCTGGCTGTTATTGCCGAACGGATCAGGCATAAAAATAGCTAACCCTGTCATAGGAGCATAGCGGATAAGCTGCCGGTGTCCAAGTATTCTTCCCTTTTGGTTGATAAATAAATTTGCGTGTTAGGAGGAAAGATATGTTGAAAAAACTGCAGGAGAGCTTATGGATTATATTGCTGGCAGGCCTGTTAAGCGCCCTTTTGCTTGGCGGCTGTGGCAAAAGCGCCGATAGTGGCAAACCGGCGGCAGAAGAAGCCAAAGAATTGAACTTGTTTATTTGGTCTGAGTACATACCGCAGTCGGTGATTGACAAGTTTGAAAAGAAATATGGAATTAAGGTAAACTATACCACTTATTCTTCTAATGAGGAAATGCTGGCCAAGCTGGCGGCGGGAGCCTCACAATACGATTTGTCGGTTGCTACCGATTATATGGTGGAGATCCTGCGTAAGAAGGATATGGCTCAGCCGATTGATTTGGGCAATATTCCTAACTTTAAAAATATTGGCGACGAGTTTAAAAATACGGCTATCGATCCGGGCAACAAGTACACCGTACCCTATATGTGGGGAGCCGTACCAATTGCTGTCAATACAGAGAAAGTGAAACATCCGATAACCTCCTATAAGGATTTATGGAGCCCTGAGTTTGAAAACTCGCTGGTTGTGCTGGATGATCAACGGGCCATCATTGGTGCTGCACTGAAAAAACTGGGCTATTCCCTCAACGAAACTGATCCGGCTAAATTGGAGCAAGCCAAGGAAGAGCTTAAAAAGCTGATGCCTAATATCAAAGCTTTTGACAGCGACAGCCCCAAGACGCTGCTAATTAATGGCGAGGCTAAGGCCGCACTGGTATGGGGGGCCGAAGTCTCGCTGGCGGTCCGGGACAATCCGAATATCAAGGTTGTATTCCCGGCGGAAGGCATGTATTTATGGCAGGATAATTTCTTTATTCCTAAAGATGCACCGCATAAAAAAGCCGCTGAATTGTTCATTAACTTTATTCTTGAACCGGACATCAGCGCCGAAATATCCAAGGCGTTCCCTTACGCCAATCCGAATCTGGAAGCACATAAGCTGATTGATCAGGCTATTTTGAATGATCCGGCTGTTTATCCGCCGAAGGAGGAACTGGCTAAAGGCGAGCATTTAAAGGATGTTGGCGAAGCGACGGCTATATATGACCGGATTTGGTCAGAAGTGAAGCAAAAATAAAAATTGCAGATAAAAGGAGCGATTGTTATGCTTAGCGAAAAAATGCAAAAGGCGCTCAACAAACAGGTACAGGCAGAAATGTATTCGGCCAATTTGTATTTGGCAATGTCGTCGTACTGTGATTTTAAGGGCTTAAAAGGCTTTGCTAACTGGCTGCGGGTACAGTATCAGGAGGAAACAGCTCACGCCCTGCTGCTATTGGATTATGTGAAAGAACGTGGCGGCAAGGCAGAAGTCCTGCAAATTGACGCTCCGGCAGTTGAGTTTGGCACGATGACGGAAGTGTTTAAGACGGTTTTAAAGCATGAGCAGCATGTTACCGGATTAATTAACGGTCTCTATGAAGTGGCCATTCAGGAAAAAGACTTTGCGGCTCAAATTTTCTTGCAATGGTTTGTCAATGAGCAGGTAGAAGAGGAAGCCAATGCCACTGACATTCTTAGTAAACTGGAGGTAATCGGTGATAGCGGTGTAAACGTGCTCTATCTGGATAAAGAATTAAGCACCAGAGTATTTGTACCGCCTTCCATCAGTAACGCTAATTAACGGACGAAGAATAAGACCGGGGAGCAAGCAAACTCCCTGGTCTTATTTTTTATGGAAAAAATTTTTATTGGCCGGCAAAACGGGAAAAATGCAGGCGCGCCAGGGTCCTGCCGCAGGGACAAGGCGACCGGTCCAGACAGGCAAAATCAGCGGTGCGATAGCGGAGCAGCGGCATACCTTCCCGGGTCAGCGTTGTAATGACCAGTTCACCGGTTTGTCCGTCCGGCACAGGCAGGCCGGTGTAAGGGTCGACAATCTCGGCATAGAAGTGATCTTCCTGTAGATGCAGGCCGTTTTGCTCGGGACACTCAGCGGCTATCCCCATAGACAGAATATCGCCATGGCCATATAGCGTGTAAATGGGGGTGCTGTACGCTTGCCGGAGTTTATGGCGCAGAGGGTTGTCCAACTGACGGGCGTCACACAACAGACTTAGCAGGGGAAGCTCGCTGGTAGAAAACCCGAGCGTGGTCAAAGTTTCCGCCAATTGGAGAAAGGTTTCCGGACTGGCAAATAAGGCCGTAACGCCGAATTTAAGTATGCTTTTGAGCAGTTCTTTGCCGTTTAGCCCATGCTGCTCAATGACGGTAGCGCCAATTCCTTCCGCTGCTGTTTGCAAAGCGGGAGCATAGGGCATCATTTCTTTAGCGGCGACTACCATAAAAACAGAACCGCTGGAAATCTGGCCGGCGACCAGGCTGCGGGCTAAGAGTTCCAGGTGATTGGCCATATCCTGCTGAGTCAGGCCGACTGCTCTGCTGGTTGCTCTCTGCTGGAAGCGGGCAATGGCGCTGACAGGAACGGTGAGTAACCCATAGGGATAATTAGCCGCTAAATCGGCGGTAGTCAGAAAAGGAAGCCTGGTTATCGTTTCGACGGTTTGCAACATAGCAGGTTGTAACTGACCGGTGGACAGACGTTGGTGGTAAAAGCCGGTCTTACGATAGGCCCGTTCGACGATGGCTCGCAGCCTCTCCGCCTGTAAGGCTGTCTTTTCCTGTAAGGGCAGGGCCTCTAGGGCCGGGTTTAACATCATATAGTTAGCCTCCAAGGTGAATATAATACGATTCTATGAGTACCATAGCTTTTGACCGTGCTGTTGTCAAGTATTATCACGGCAATAAGGGAATACCTGCCATATATCTCTGGCAGGTATTCCCTTATTTTATTGCAAAATATCGGGAAAAGTTTTAAAAGTTTTAATTGCTAAACAGAAACTAAATAATTTTTTGCGAAAATAAGATGAATTTTAGAATTTTATCAGCACCAATATGTAAGGAGGAAAAACAATGAGCACGTTGACAACAGCCATCAACTCCAGTGGTACCACTACTTCATCTACCGCTACCACGACAGCCAGTTCCAGCAGCGATACGCTTGGTTACAGCGATTTTATTACCTTGTTGACGACCGAGCTAAAGTATCAGGACCCCACGGAATCGCAGGATAGCTCACAGTATATCTCACAGCTGGCTCAGCTTAGCACCTTGTCGCAGCTAAATACTATCAGCAATTCCATTAGTAATGTACAAGCATTGAATATGATCGGTAAAACGGCTACTTATGAGTATACCGATTCTTCCGGCAACACATCTACCGCCAGTGGCACCGTGGATTCGGTGATCAGTTCCAGCGGGTCTACCTATCTTAGCATTGATGGTAATGCGGTTGCCATTGACAAGGTGGTAACCGTGCAAGACAGCTCCAGCAGTTCCAGTACTTCCAACAGCGCCAGTTGATAAAAGATTCAGCCGGACTCCAAGAAGAGAGGCTGCACTATTTCTGAACGACAGATGAAATAGTACTACATATATTTGGGAGGTAATTACTATGATGCGCGCCATGTACTCCGCTGTGTCGGGGATTAAGGCACAACAGACCAGTCTTGATGTCATTTCCAATAACATTGCCAATGTGGATACTACCGGTTATAAATCGCAGCGGGTAAGCTTTAGTGATCTTTTGAGTCAGACTTTAAGTTCGGCTTCCGGTTCAACCAGCACTTCGGGTGGCACTAATCCGGTACAGGTTGGCCTGGGAACCTCGGTAGCCAGTACCGATACCATTATGACAGTGGGCAGTACTCAATCGACAGGAGTAGCAACTGACCTGTCGATCAGCGGCAACGGCTTCTTTATTGTGAGTGGAGGGTCCCAGAGTCAGTATCAGTTTACCCGGGATGGCGACTTATCTTATGATGTTGACGGCAATCTGACTGTCAATGGTTATAAGGTATGCGGCTGGGAATCGTACACAACCGATTCGAATGGCAATAAAGTATATAATACTAACGGTTCGGTAGAGCCGATCAACCTGTATTCCGATTCGTACAGCGGCAATAAGAAGTTAATGGCGGCTAAAGCAACTACTAAGGAAACGCTGTCCGGTAATTTGAAGACTAGCGCAACGGTCAAAGGAACGGCATTGAATGATATCGGAACTATTTCGCAGACCGCGACGATTGCGACGAACAGTACGGGAATTTCCAGTCTTTCCTCGACAACCGGTCTGACCCAGGGAAAAACGTATACATTAGCGCTGGCAAATCCTTCTCAAACGGTAGCAATTGGTTCTACTAATACAACTGGTATTACCAGTATTTCTGCTCCCTCTGGTCTAACGACAAGCAGCACTTATACGATTAAATTAACTGCCGATGGTTCAAACTTTGATATAACTTGGACGGATGCCAGTGGCAATACGGTTGCCTCGAAGACAAATGTAGATTTAAGTAGTGGAAGTACCACGTTGAATGGATCGAACGGGGAAACAATTACAATACCTGCTGGCACAGTGACTGCGGGTACAATGACGTTTACTGCCACTAATACTTTTGATGTCACAGTAAAGGACGCCAATAATACTGCGATTATTACGAAGAGTGGAGTGGATTTAAGCAGCGCAACTACTTTGACAGGCACGAATGGAGAGACCATTACCTTGCCGGCCAGCACCAGCGCAACGGCAGGGACCATGACATTTACTGCCGCTAACAACAAAGATCAGACGGCGACGATGACCGTATATGATGCTCAGGGCAATTCGTATGATGTAAGCGTAAACTTTACTAAAAGCTATTATGATTCGTCCACCGGGCAAACCAGTTGGTATTGGGAAACCTCATCCGGCGACAGCAATGTAGCCTCAGTAACAGGCAGCGGTTATTTACTGTTTGATTCAAGCGGTAATTTGGTGACTACTGATAACTCCTATCCTTCTACTGCGTCCGTTACCGTATCGCCCGGCGGCAGTTCGCCTGTTACACTGTCACTTGATTTCTCTAAAGTAGCTTCCATGGTATTGAGCAGCGGGGACAGCAGTGTTACTTCCAGTCAGGACGGTTACGCGGCAGGGACCTTATCTGGTCTGAGCATCGGTTCGGACGGAACGATAACCGGGAGCTACAGCAACGGACAGACTCAGTCGTTAGCGCAAATTGCGTTGGCCAATTTTACCAATCCGGAAGGCTTGGAAAAAGTCGGTGACAACTTGTATGTTACTACCGTCAATTCCGGGGCGTTTACCGGTGGTGTGGTGGCCGGCAGTAACGGTACCGGCTCGCTGAGCAGCGGCACGCTGGAAATGTCCAATGTGGATCTGGCCGAGCAATTCAGTGATATGATGATCAGCCAACGGGCTTACCAGGCTAACAGTAAAGTTATTACCGCTGCCGACCAGTGCCTGCAATCACTGATCAATATGGTCAGTTAACTGGCAAGGATAGGGAGTTGACAATATGAGTTCGACTTTTGGTACATATAAAACGGCCTATTCGGGTATGTATACCAGCCAGGCCGGTTTGGGAGCTACCAGCAACAATCTGGCTAATGTAAACACCACTGGCAGTTCACGAACGCGGGTGTCGGCTGCCGATAAAGTCACCGCACAGTCCAGCGGTTCGATGGGAACCGGTGCTGATGTGAGTTCTATTACACGGATCAGAGATCAGCTTTTGGATCAGACCTACCGGGCTCAGAACAGTCAGGCCAGTTATTGGTCGGTGAAAAATGGTAATTTGGAATATATGCAGGAACTAATGAGTGAATTTGGCACAACCGACAGTTCGTCGACTGCTTCATCATCAGGTTTGCAGGCAACGATTGAGGGTTTTTTTAACGATTGGTCGGAACTGGCGAAAGATCCTTCCAGTCAAAGCACCCGGCAAGCGTTGGTGGAGGCGGCCAACTCCCTGGTAAGCAATTTTTCCGAGCTTGATCAGCAGTTGCAACAGCTGCAGCAGGATGCCTGCAACAGTGTTAAAGACGGTGTGGACAGCTTGAATAATCTGGCTTCAAAAGTGGCTGTGTTGAACGGTCAGATCAGTCAGGCCGAAGTGGGCAACAGTGGCGAAGCTTCCTATCTGGAAGATCAGCGGGATGAGTTACTGGATCAAATATCCAGCCTGGCTAATATTAGCGTGACAACCGGTACAGACGGTACGGTGCAGGTCAGTATTGGCGGCACGGCCTTAGTAGACGGTACAAAGACGCGGACTCTAACGGTGGCCGGTGACGGTTCGATAAGCAGCCCGCTGCAGGTGCAATGGGTTAATACGGGAAATAAGGCAGAGATAAGCGGCGGCAGTATCAAGGCTTATCTGGAAGACGCCGAGCAGACCGGCTATAGTGATATAGCTACAGCTACGTTACCTTATAGTTACAGTACGGATAACACCAGCTCAATCAGCACTTTGCGGCAGGGTTTAAACAATTTGTTGACGACGGTTGCTACGGAAGTCAATTCGCTGCTTAGCAGTGGAACTGATCTGGACGGCAACAGCGGCAGCAGTATCGGCGGATTTTTTACCCCTGTTGATTCCGGTAAGGCATTGGGCATTACCAATATCCAGGTTAATCCGGCCATTGTCAGTGATACGGATAAAATCGCTATTTCTGCTACAGGGAAAAAGGGGGACGGAACTATCGCCAAGGCTATTTCTAATCTGACTGGCGGTGATTATTTTTCTTGTAATGGTCTGGCAATGAACAGTACGGAATTTTATGCTGCCTTAACCTCATGGATTGGTACGGCAGGCAGCAATGCCAGCAGTAATTACAGTACCCAATCCGCTTTGGTAACGCAGATTGATACCCAGCGTCAGACTGTATCAGGTATTTCGCTTGATGATGAAATGTCGAATATGATTGTTTATCAAAACGCTTATAACGCCAGCGCCAAAGTATTAAGCACGATTGATGAGTTGGTGGCCGGCCTGATTAGCGATTTAGGCGGCGAATTATCGTAGAAAGGGGGAGGTCTGATGGCTTCCACATTTATGGGACTTAGTATTGCGGGACGGGGTCTGTCCGCCAGCCAGGTAGGCCTAGCGGTTACTACGAATAATATCAGCAATGTGAATACAACCGGCTATTCCCGGCAGGTGGTTAATCAAATTGCCGTTGGCCCGGCCGCGGTCTATAGCGGCAATTATGTGGGCGGGGGAACGGATGTTACCTCAGTGGACCGGGTGCGCAGTTTCCGGCTGGATCAGAAATACTGGCAGGAAAACAGTTCGCTTAACGAGTGGTCGACCAAGGACAGTACTATTGAGGAACTGCAAAATGTACTGGGCACATCGATTGATTCCACCACGGAAGGCTTTGGCGGCACTCTGAACGCCTTCTACTCCGCCTTGAGTGATGTTTCTTCCGATGCCGGCAGCTCTTCGGCCAGGGCTGAGTTGCGGGAAACCGGCGAGGCGCTTTGCAGTTACTTAAATGATGCGTCAAACCAGCTT containing:
- a CDS encoding ABC transporter permease, whose protein sequence is MAVPLLLVLMVSFCKRSPYGDVLYQFTLDNYGRMLDPLYLKVLWSSLSISLATTILCLLLGYPFAYFIARARKRYRIYLLMLTIVPFWTNSLVRTYAWIVLLRTEGIINSYLLKLGLISQPLAMLYNQESVLLGMVYMLFPFMVLPLYASIEKMDRAYLEAAADLGANPVQSFLKVTVPLTLPGIIAGSLLVFVPTLGYFFIPDLMGGSKIMLISNLIKNQFLTARDWPFGAALSIILILLTLVLIAIYLRVLGKQKNPEVF
- a CDS encoding ABC transporter permease yields the protein MKQSRFQWAATAYLFFGFLFLYAPIFMLIVFSFNDSKVNAVWTGFTFKWYLQLFSNKGVLEATENSLAIALVSTLASTMLGTVTAVAMYKFKFKGKGVLDALLYIPIVIPEIVMGIAMLALFSILQVNLGMATLIIAHITFCLPFVILVVRARMQGFDPSLEEAAMDLGANAWKTFLHVTLPIILPGIVAGALLALTLSLDDVIISFFVAGPANTTLPLKVFSMVRTGVSPEINALSTLLLLVVLPLAVIAERIRHKNS
- a CDS encoding polyamine ABC transporter substrate-binding protein, with amino-acid sequence MLKKLQESLWIILLAGLLSALLLGGCGKSADSGKPAAEEAKELNLFIWSEYIPQSVIDKFEKKYGIKVNYTTYSSNEEMLAKLAAGASQYDLSVATDYMVEILRKKDMAQPIDLGNIPNFKNIGDEFKNTAIDPGNKYTVPYMWGAVPIAVNTEKVKHPITSYKDLWSPEFENSLVVLDDQRAIIGAALKKLGYSLNETDPAKLEQAKEELKKLMPNIKAFDSDSPKTLLINGEAKAALVWGAEVSLAVRDNPNIKVVFPAEGMYLWQDNFFIPKDAPHKKAAELFINFILEPDISAEISKAFPYANPNLEAHKLIDQAILNDPAVYPPKEELAKGEHLKDVGEATAIYDRIWSEVKQK
- a CDS encoding ferritin, with protein sequence MLSEKMQKALNKQVQAEMYSANLYLAMSSYCDFKGLKGFANWLRVQYQEETAHALLLLDYVKERGGKAEVLQIDAPAVEFGTMTEVFKTVLKHEQHVTGLINGLYEVAIQEKDFAAQIFLQWFVNEQVEEEANATDILSKLEVIGDSGVNVLYLDKELSTRVFVPPSISNAN
- a CDS encoding phenylacetate--CoA ligase family protein, translating into MMLNPALEALPLQEKTALQAERLRAIVERAYRKTGFYHQRLSTGQLQPAMLQTVETITRLPFLTTADLAANYPYGLLTVPVSAIARFQQRATSRAVGLTQQDMANHLELLARSLVAGQISSGSVFMVVAAKEMMPYAPALQTAAEGIGATVIEQHGLNGKELLKSILKFGVTALFASPETFLQLAETLTTLGFSTSELPLLSLLCDARQLDNPLRHKLRQAYSTPIYTLYGHGDILSMGIAAECPEQNGLHLQEDHFYAEIVDPYTGLPVPDGQTGELVITTLTREGMPLLRYRTADFACLDRSPCPCGRTLARLHFSRFAGQ
- a CDS encoding flagellar hook capping FlgD N-terminal domain-containing protein, whose amino-acid sequence is MSTLTTAINSSGTTTSSTATTTASSSSDTLGYSDFITLLTTELKYQDPTESQDSSQYISQLAQLSTLSQLNTISNSISNVQALNMIGKTATYEYTDSSGNTSTASGTVDSVISSSGSTYLSIDGNAVAIDKVVTVQDSSSSSSTSNSAS
- a CDS encoding flagellar hook-basal body complex protein codes for the protein MMRAMYSAVSGIKAQQTSLDVISNNIANVDTTGYKSQRVSFSDLLSQTLSSASGSTSTSGGTNPVQVGLGTSVASTDTIMTVGSTQSTGVATDLSISGNGFFIVSGGSQSQYQFTRDGDLSYDVDGNLTVNGYKVCGWESYTTDSNGNKVYNTNGSVEPINLYSDSYSGNKKLMAAKATTKETLSGNLKTSATVKGTALNDIGTISQTATIATNSTGISSLSSTTGLTQGKTYTLALANPSQTVAIGSTNTTGITSISAPSGLTTSSTYTIKLTADGSNFDITWTDASGNTVASKTNVDLSSGSTTLNGSNGETITIPAGTVTAGTMTFTATNTFDVTVKDANNTAIITKSGVDLSSATTLTGTNGETITLPASTSATAGTMTFTAANNKDQTATMTVYDAQGNSYDVSVNFTKSYYDSSTGQTSWYWETSSGDSNVASVTGSGYLLFDSSGNLVTTDNSYPSTASVTVSPGGSSPVTLSLDFSKVASMVLSSGDSSVTSSQDGYAAGTLSGLSIGSDGTITGSYSNGQTQSLAQIALANFTNPEGLEKVGDNLYVTTVNSGAFTGGVVAGSNGTGSLSSGTLEMSNVDLAEQFSDMMISQRAYQANSKVITAADQCLQSLINMVS
- the flgK gene encoding flagellar hook-associated protein FlgK; the encoded protein is MSSTFGTYKTAYSGMYTSQAGLGATSNNLANVNTTGSSRTRVSAADKVTAQSSGSMGTGADVSSITRIRDQLLDQTYRAQNSQASYWSVKNGNLEYMQELMSEFGTTDSSSTASSSGLQATIEGFFNDWSELAKDPSSQSTRQALVEAANSLVSNFSELDQQLQQLQQDACNSVKDGVDSLNNLASKVAVLNGQISQAEVGNSGEASYLEDQRDELLDQISSLANISVTTGTDGTVQVSIGGTALVDGTKTRTLTVAGDGSISSPLQVQWVNTGNKAEISGGSIKAYLEDAEQTGYSDIATATLPYSYSTDNTSSISTLRQGLNNLLTTVATEVNSLLSSGTDLDGNSGSSIGGFFTPVDSGKALGITNIQVNPAIVSDTDKIAISATGKKGDGTIAKAISNLTGGDYFSCNGLAMNSTEFYAALTSWIGTAGSNASSNYSTQSALVTQIDTQRQTVSGISLDDEMSNMIVYQNAYNASAKVLSTIDELVAGLISDLGGELS